gaagtctgaacgaaattgcagcagtcatacatacaatacaataaaaaacaacaataaacacatattaacatccaccacagtgagtccacccagcatctcctcactgtgatggaggcaaaggctttaggtctgcagtctcttccctcctcttctccctctgcgctgaggcgataccccaccgggcgatgttaaaaactgtcccgcggctcaatcaccgcgccccggggtggtcgaagctgccgcccaccagtcctgctgacgcagccgctggcccgtggccgaaccccggactatggccaccaccgccagaacaccgtcccagccaccctcacgtgagtatcgtgccgtcttcagcctcgggctgggccgccccgacatgggcgccgtacctcccttgggctgggccgccccgacatgggcaccgtacctccctcgggctgggccgccccgacatgggcaccgtacctccctcgggctgggctgccccgacttgggggtcgcttcttccccgggccgggccgccccgacatgggcgcagctcctccctcgggctgggaacgccgtacctccccgagctcggccactccgacaggagcaccgttccttcctcgggccagaccgccctcacgggagcgtcacagcccctcacggaagcactgttccagccccgagccgggccgccctcacgggagcgagctcagggcgagtcctggcgggttctgcctcctgagcctcgaggtcgccagctccgccattaggcctcagcgcagacggaggcagagaaggggaatacgacaaaaaagtcgcattcccccgcagggagagacagcaagccccgtttcaaccccacccccccaaacacaaactaaaaaccaaaactagactaaccaaaacgaaaataaacaacacaaaaaacacaaaacaaacaggactgccattgtaatcatgtattgtctttctgctgactggatagcacgcaacaaaatcttttcactgtacctcgatacgtgtgacaataaactaaattattgTTAATTCATTAAAATGAAGTAGGAAAATTGTAGACTGGCGGGTAAACTAGGGAGTAAGTATCCTGGAAGCTTTGGTTAGCTTGTGTTGAGTTTCCATAAATGAGATCAACTTCTAAAGGCAATCCTAAAACAGAGCAAGTAATTGCAGCACTAAAGGTAAAAATGATCAATTGTCAGATGTAGCGaaatggagcaatgaaattcttgcagcagcatcacagtccTGCAAACACTGTACTCAACAGTAGATATTCACTTACTACATTTGTATTTCAGTCTGGGGTAGAGagtggtgagagggagggagggtgtaaAGTTGAGGGAGGTGATAAGATGGCAAAGGAGGGTACAAAGTTGGGGGCCGATGGTGGGTTAAATATAGCTCTTCTTGCATTCATAAAACTTACTCTGTAACCTTACTGATATCGTAAGTGTATAACGTCATATAACGGACAACATTGTATAAACGTGTGAATGGATTGACAATAATTTTTCTTGGCCCCTGGATGCAGAACAGAGTAAACTTTAATTGAGCTCCAGCTATAAAATTAAAAGACTTGCCAAACAAAATATACTTTGAAACACTCACTCACCAAGATCTGCCTAATATTCTTGTGCTAATATATTTGGAATTGAAAATGTTCTTGCGGGTCTATGTCCAATTTTTGTTCTACATGTCAGCTTcaccttcttgtgcttcctctgcaTTATAAGTGGAATGGTAATAATACTGCAGGAACAGCAGTTGCCTCCACATAAACAGAGTTGTGGGGCGTTGCCTGTGATAAAGAATTAATACAGAAATATCTGTATGAGTAGGATTGtttataatactaataataaactttatcagGTGTCTGGTACCTACAGTAATCTATTGCTGTATAAATTAAAACCAAGTGACCACTTACACAACAATTGAAGATATACCAATGTAGAATGGACTTTCTAATTATCACTGTTAATAACATGTAGAActacatagcacaggaacaggccctttggcccacaatatctgtgccgcacatgccaagataaactaatatcatctgcctgcatatgatccatatctatccatttcctgcatatccatgtatctaaaagcttcttaaacaccactgttctAAGCCATTTCAATAGTAACATGCAGATTTAATTTAATGATGCATTCAATCTTAGTTAGCAAAAATGTAAACAATCTCACCCGTGACTTATTTCTACTGTGTTGTTCCCCTGCAGGTATGAATTCTTGGAGCAATATTCATAAGAAATGTGCTCCATTGGCTCCGACTCAGACACCAGAACTCTGAACACCACCAATGGGATGATGAAAGTGGCATGGGAAAACAGTGAGCGAGTACAACTCAACGAACATCTGAAGACTGGAAGAAAGGTCATCTATTTTCATGCGTGTGCCTGCTTATTTTAACGCGGCTTCACTAATATCCAAAAATAAAACTACAGATCGCACTGTTTCAGCAACTTGCGTTTAGTGGATCATCTGCGGCAGTTCAGTGAGATCACGCACTTCTAGGATTAAAATGAGGATGAAAAAACGGAATCAAATCTTATGGTATCGAAGTCAtttgagatatatcagccattaaCGAGGTGGCAAAATTCCACAAAAAAACATTGGTGATTTTCATATGTTCCATTAAAAATACTGGTAGCGACACCTGTGACAATATTAATTTCCCTCTCAAACCACCTGGTGGAAATGCCTTGTATTAGTTTCCTCAATTTTGATGGTGCCAATGTAAGTAAATACTCAGTTTAAGAGACTGTATAGAGAATTGCAAGTTAGACATGACACTGTACATTTTACAAAGGGCAAGTGGAAAATTAAAGGTCACAACATTGTAATAAACTTGAATGTGCACAATATCTTGTACGTTTTTATTTCATCAATTACCCATTGGTTCGACAATATGAATTTTTTggaaaggctccaaaattcaaacaaaacacttttcCCAAAATGTCGAGGACCATATAAAAGGTAAGTAgctactaaaaaaaaaagcaaatccaCTCCAAAACAAATCTCCatgattcagtttagagatactgcatggaaacaggcccttcagcccaccgagtccacactaaacatcgatcacccgttctcaatagttctatgttatcccactttacactccctacatactgggggcaatttagaggccaattaacctacagacccacaagtttttgggatatggaaggaaaccggagtatcaggaggaaacctatgtggtcacagggagaaatgcCTCGCAAGAAATGCCTTGTGATATTTTGCTTTGTGCCTTTCTGCAACTATTACCTATGCATACTTCCTGTCAGGATCACACATGAAAACAtccacatttatttttaaaaacgtTAACGCAAACCTGTCAAAATCTCTTTATACGTTATCTCAGCGATGGTGCTGTGGCATCACTTGCAGGAGTTACAATCACAACACAAGGTTAAATGTCACTTTCTATTCCAAAATACATAAATAGAGTCCTATTATAAATTATTATGGACAGAATGTATACCTTTAAATTGGGTATGGAATTATTTCTGGTCCAATTATTTCTTGCACTCAAATTCCATTACACTATTTGTTTTTCATTAAGGCCAAGGCATTAGATTTCCATAACAGTTACTGCTCCAGACCAGACCAACTTACAGTCGATGTCTAATATACTGTTTCCTGATAGGTACATAAATGCCAAGCTACAAGGATTGCTCCATTCAATTCCTCAGCCAATAACATTGTGATTACAAAAAAGGAAATTAATCTGCAAAAAAAgagacaagatgctggagtaactcagcagttcaggcagcacctgtggagaacaaggataggcgacgtttcgggtcgggcccatcttcagactctctgCTGTGCTGTAGACGTTGAAGTTCCCTGCGGCACCTTGTGATATTTGAAGTACGATCTTGAGATGAAACATTGTGCTTCAGGTACATGTTTCAGAGATAGTCTAAAGTGCAATACTATTTGCTCCTCTGTGTGGACCTAAGAGCCATAATTAGCTTCATCAAAAGCTTTCCTGGCACGTTTCAATTCTTCATTCATTGTCAGCAGGTCTTTCACTCTTGCAAACTTCCGAGGATCTTTACGAATGAGAAAGACAATATCTTCTACTTGGACTCGTCCCTGACGTCCTATCGACATGGCCTTGTGCGTCTAGGTAGTGAAAAGTTACAAGTCACAATTTTGTCAGAGAAAAGAGCAAAATAAAATATCGCAACATCATGACAGCCATTTGCTTGGAACAATCCTAAGACCTGGAAGAATCCAAGACTcaaaacagtacaacacagaaacaagcccttggcTCACAATTTACTTACTGAACAGAGTgacaagttaaacaaatctcctctgcctgcacgtgatccatatccctccactccgccACCACCCTTGAGGCAATAGAGGTTTTATATATATTTCATATGGAATATGCCATAAGCTGTATAAATTCTACTCAGAATTTTGAGCAAATTGACACAGCAAATTCTGAAATGCAGAACACACAAAAACCCCCCACTATTCATCAATATGGAGTGTAGACTAGTTGTGTCACAAATTCCACCCTTGAACCCACTCATAGTCAAACAGCAGAAAATCAGGCACttcagccaagatgccccatctaaatctTATTTGCCCACGTCtgccccatatcccactaaacctctcctatccatgtacctgccaagtGCATTTAAATGCCATTATGGCACCTGCCTCGactgcctcctctggctgctcgttccacatacctaccaccttccgtgtggaaaaagttgcccctcaggttcctattaaatctttcccctctcatcttaaacctctggttcttgattcccttaccctggggtATTTAGACAATTTTGACTCACTTTGGAATGTAACACTttaagcagaacacaaagtgctggaggaactcggcaggtcaggcagtatctgtggtggtgggaatggacataggttacggggagaaggcaggagaatggagtcgagggaaaaatagatcagccataatcaaatGGTGGTAGACGAtgagttgaatggcctaattctgctcctatgtactatgatgtttcaggtcgtaaCCTTCGTTAGACTGATGGTGTAGGCGGtttaaagctggaaaagaggtggggctcTTTCTTTCAAAACTTTGCTGGAATTGAATCTCACAATGAATGGCTTGCATAAACTAAAAAAGAAATGTAATAATGCATTGAAAAAAGTATGTGTGTCTTCAGCAACATGTTCTACCGCAACATATTCTCCAAAATGTGAGCTCTGCATGTCATTAGGTATAATCACATTTGCAGGCAATGATTTGTGTGGCTGATCTCACCATTTCAGTGATAAATTCTATGACAAGATCCTCCAGGATGTCCACCGATTCAGTATAAGgattctgatcatccccaaagccGTACATCATACATCTCACTGTTTGGAAAGAACATGCATTTTAAAATCTTCAACTATTACAGTTTAATAAGTTTTCAATATTTACTCAAGCGTCAAATCTTAATGATTTAGTGACAATATGATCAGTAGTAACCACTAAATTTATATGAATGCAATTAACCTACtgtgtccccatccccccacccccccagatgCCGTAATCTCTGACCCCTGGACTGGCCGTGGGGATACGCTGGGCTTCTTAAGCGCCGTGGCCTCCCGGGAGCGTTAGCCGCACGTTAAGGGCAAAACTCAAGTTCTTACAACCTTAAAAAAGGAACACCATTTTGGACCATTCAATAAAAAGACAAGATTTCCAAACATAAATATGCAAAACAAATTTCCATCCGGTCAATTTTCAGTCTTTCTGCAGGTGCTATAAGCAAAATGTAGGAAAGGTTTGTGAAGATTTTACACAAATGTCCGTAGGAAAATAAACACGTCACAAATTCTGATCATTCAAACCATAACTTTCAAATTCGTATCAAATGATCAATAAAGACATGAATGCTGAATTAATTAGTAAATCAGTGAAAACTGAATGTGGAATTAAATTAACCACAAACTACAGAACATTTTTAGTTTTACAGATTAGCTCAGCAATGAATGACTGATTTCCAACACTTTAGCAGAGTTGACTTACATTCTTTAGAAAATAATCTTTTTCTTCTGCCATGTCCACTCTCTGCGCCACTTCCACTCTCCTCCACATCATCATCAAACTGCAAATGCAAATACaacagatcacaccttccctttgCTTGTCCAATCGTACACTAAGTAATAATACATCTTATCCACACCGTTGCTATGTATTTCCTGGAGCTGTAGCTTTGAGAGATCACATTAACTAATCACCAGGAAACAGCTAAACCCAAAGATGTGTATCTGCATACATTTGCTGgtcttagtcatacagcacgaaacaggtccttccgcccaactcacccaacatgccccatctatgctagtcccatttgcccacatttggcccatatccctctaaacgtttcctatctatggacctgtccaaatgtcttttaaatgtttttattgtacctgcctcaactacctccactggcagctagttccatatacccatcaatctctgagtaaaaaaattcacctctcacattcctattaaatctttcccctctcatgttTATTCTCCGGTTTTTCATCCCTCTACGCTGGGTAAAagagtctgtgcattcaccccatctattcgcCTTGCGATTTTATACAGATCTGCACGTAAACACTAGAAACATAATTTTCAGTCACGTTTATCTGATTTTGCAAAGTTACAGCACTTCATACACCATGAGAGCATCTCCTTCCATCCCTGTAGATCGACCCAACAATTGTGGATCTTATACAGGGCATCAAGTAGATgtcaaagtcaagagtgttttattgtcatatgtcccgaaaagaGCAATaacattcctacttgcagcagcacaacagatatgcaaaTAAAGTACCCTGTAAAaccaataaacataaaaaagCTACGATACGATagagctttatttatcccaggagcgaAATTGGTCTGTCaagagtcataaaacacaagatacgtgaaattaaagtgacgagtggaaaggattggggatgcgcaaagattgtggtggtgggggggggggggcagtctacTCCACAGAAGGGGGagtagttgtacagtttgatagccacagggaaaaagggtcTCCTGTATCCTGTCTGTTGCtggaggtgctcctcaggttgaccaatgtgtcatgaaggagtgagctgtattgtccaagatactccacagtttgaggagcagcatcccctccaagaccaatttCCATAAAtctaactccacccccaggacggagccagccttactgatgagtttgttaacccTGCTGACCGCTGCCCCAGCACATAGCAGCATCagcgaagatggcactggctaccaccgattgatagaacatctgcagcatcttactgcagacattgaagaagcggagccttctcaaaaaataCAGCTGGCTCTGTCTCTTCTTATACAGGGTCTCAGCGTTCCTGgatcagtccagtttactgtccaggtaaactgcacatccacaccattgatgggagACAGGGGAGTTCCTCTCCTCCTACACCTCCAACACTAATtccttagtcttgtcagtgttgagctgcagtTGATTCAGCCACACCATTCagcaaagtcgttgactacacctctgtattcaactTCCCTCctgtcactgatgcagcccacaattgcagagtcatccgaaaacttctgcgggTGGCAAGAGACCGAGTTATATCAACATACATAAGAAAACAAACAtaaatagtgcaaaaacaaagagtggccctgtagattggttattgcatgtgaaccaatcagagtaatgtttccgtgctgtaattgttatatggttaatgtactGCCACTAACTCCACCTTATTGAGCACTTcatattaacactcacttcctaTATTACGTAGTCGCACTAGTCGTAGAGTGGAACTGTGTTTGGCTGTACCATTATAactgatgattaaagctgacttaAACACCAGACAGTGTCTGTACACTTGTTTACAGCCCCCACTGATGTCTCATTTATTTGCACAGACTTTTTCTTTGCACTGCCTAGCATGATATATTTGTGGTGTGCTGTGTGAGGGCCAGTGGTGCTGCTGCTGGTGATGCCGGTGCTGCAACATCTCCATTGGAGCTGGAGCTCTGCTTCACCGTGCCCGTGCGGGTGACAGTAAACACGGCAGACGCTGCCCAGCGGGTGTCTCTCGCCGCTTCTGTGTTTATTTCAGTGTTAAACGCATCTATCTCGGCAGCTGCGTTGCCGCGGCCCCGGCTGTGTGAAGGGCCCGCACTCACCGCCACCTCGTCGTcctcctccgccgccgccgccatcttcCTCAGCGACGGAGCGTCATCGAGGTCACGTGAAAAGGCGGCCCACGTGACGTGTGACAGATGAGTCACGTGGGAGGACGCGGGAGCAGGTCAcatgagagggggga
The Amblyraja radiata isolate CabotCenter1 chromosome 14, sAmbRad1.1.pri, whole genome shotgun sequence DNA segment above includes these coding regions:
- the taf13 gene encoding transcription initiation factor TFIID subunit 13 — translated: MAAAAEEDDEVAFDDDVEESGSGAESGHGRRKRLFSKELRCMMYGFGDDQNPYTESVDILEDLVIEFITEMTHKAMSIGRQGRVQVEDIVFLIRKDPRKFARVKDLLTMNEELKRARKAFDEANYGS